A stretch of DNA from Streptomyces gobiensis:
CAATGAGCTGCGATGCCGTGAGGTGGAGCGAATCTCAAAAAGCCGGTCTCAGTTCGGATTGGGGTCTGCAACTCGACCCCATGAAGTCGGAGTCGCTAGTAATCGCAGATCAGCATTGCTGCGGTGAATACGTTCCCGGGCCTTGTACACACCGCCCGTCACGTCACGAAAGTCGGTAACACCCGAAGCCGGTGGCCCAACCCCCTTGTGGGGAGGGAATCGTCGAAGGTGGGACTGGCGATTGGGACGAAGTCGTAACAAGGTAGCCGTACCGGAAGGTGCGGCTGGATCACCTCCTTTCTAAGGAGCACTTCTTACCCGGCTCCGGCTGGGTCAGAGGCCAGTACACCGGCGAGTGTCCGGTGCTGGTTGCTCATGGGTGGAACGTTGACTACTCGGCAAGGTGGATGTTTTTCCTGTTAGTACTGCTTCGGCGTGGAACACGGGGAAGGGATCTGGGCTTGTCGGGCACGCTGTTGGGTGTCTGAGGGTGCGGGCTTTGCTCGTTCCTTCGGTGCCGGTCCCAGTGAACTCGCTTGTGTGCGGGGTGGTGGGTGGCTGGTCGTTGTTTGAGAACTGCACAGTGGACGCGAGCATCTGTGGCCAAGTTTTTAAGGGCGCACGGTGGATGCCTTGGCACCAGGAACCGATGAAGGACGTGGGAGGCCGCGATAGGCCCCGGGGAGCTGTCAACCGAGCTGTGATCCGGGGGTGTCCGAATGGGGAAACCCGGCAGTCGTCATGGGCTGTCACCCGTACCTGAACTCATAGGGTATGTGGAGGGAACGCGGGGAAGTGAAACATCTCAGTACCCGCAGGAAGAGAAAACAACCGTGATTCCGGGAGTAGTGGCGAGCGAAACTGGATGAGGCTAAACCGTATGTGTGTGATACCCGGCAGGGGTTGCGCATGCGGGGTTGTGGGAGTTCTCTTGATCGTTCTGCCGGACGGTCGGTGAGTTACAAATTGTTGATGTAGGCGAAGGGCATGCGAAAGGCCCGGCGTAGAGGGTAAGACCCCCGTAGCTGAAATGTCAGCAACTCACTTGAGGACCACCCAAGTAGCATAGGGCCCGAGAAATCCTGTGTGAATCTGGCGGGACCACCCGTTAAGCCTAAATATTCCCTGGTGACCGATAGCGGATAGTACCGTGAGGGAATGGTGAAAAGTACCGCGGGAGCGGAGTGAAATAGTACCTGAAACCGTGTGCCTACAAGCCGTGGGAGCGTCGCACGAGGAGCTTGCTCCTCGTGTCGTGACTGCGTGCCTTTTGAAGAATGAGCCTGCGAGTTTGCGGTATGTTGCGAGGTTAACCCGTGTGGGGGAGCCGTAGCGAAAGCGAGTCCTAAGAGGGCGTTTGAGTAGCATGCTCAAGACCCGAAGCGGAGTGATCTAGCCATGGGCAGGGTGAAGCGGCTGTAAGAGGTCGTGGAGGCCCGAACCCACCAGGGTTGAAAACCTGGGGGATGACCTGTGGTTAGGGGTGAAAGGCCAATCAAACTCCGTGATAGCTGGTTCTCCCCGAAATGCATTTAGGTGCAGCGTCGTGTGTTTCTTGCCGGAGGTAGAGCACTGGATAGGCGATGGGCCCTACCGGGTTACTGACCTTAGCCAAACTCCGAATGCCGGTAAGTGAGAGCGCGGCAGTGAGACTGTGGGGGATAAGCTCCATGGTCGAGAGGGAAACAGCCCAGAGCATCGACTAAGGCCCCTAAGCGTGTGCTAAGTGGGAAAGGATGTGGAGTCGCAGAGACAACCAGGAGGTTGGCTTAGAAGCAGCCATCCTTGAAAGAGTGCGTAATAGCTCACTGGTCAAGTGATTCCGCGCCGACAATGTAGCGGGGCTCAAGCACACCGCCGAAGTCGTGTCATTGCAGTACATACCTCTAACGGGGACTGTGATGGGTAGGGGAGCGTCGTGTGCCGGGTGAAGCAGCCGCGTAAGCGAGTTGTGGATGGTTCACGAGTGAGAATGCAGGCATGAGTAGCGATACATGCGTGAGAAACGTGTGCGCCGATTGACTAAGGGTTCCTGGGTCAAGCTGATCTGCCCAGGGTAAGTCGGGACCTAAGGCGAGGCCGACAGGCGTAGTCGATGGATAACCGGTTGATATTCCGGTACCCGCTTTGAAGCGCCCAACATCGAATCAAGCGATGCTAAGTCCGTGAAGCCGCCCTGGATCCTTCGGGTGAAGGGGAGTGGTGGAGCCGGCGAACCAGACTTGTAGTAGGTGAGTGATGGGGTGACGCAGGAAGGTAGTCCAGCCCGGGCGGTGGTTGTCCCGGGGTAAGGGTGTAGGACGTTACGTAGGTAAATCCGCGTGACATTAAGTCTGAGACCTGATGCCGAGCCGATTGTGGTGAAGTGGATGATCCTATGCTGTCGAGAAAAGCCTCTAGCGATGTTTCATGGCGGCCCGTACCCTAAACCGACTCAGGTGGTCAGGTAGAGAATACCGAGGCGTTCGGGTGAACTATGGTTAAGGAACTCGGCAAAATGCCCCCGTAACTTCGGGAGAAGGGGGGCCACGCCTGGTGATGAGTTTTGCACTCGGAGCTGGGGGTGGCCGCAGAGACCAGCGAGAAGCGACTGTTTACTAAAAACACAGGTCCGTGCGAAGCTGTAAGGCGATGTATACGGACTGACGCCTGCCCGGTGCTGGAACGTTAAGGGGACCGGTTAGTTCACTCTTCGGGGTGGGCGAGGCTGAGAACTTAAGCGCCAGTAAACGGCGGTGGTAACTATAACCATCCTAAGGTAGCGAAATTCCTTGTCGGGTAAGTTCCGACCTGCACGAATGGCGTAACGACTTCTTGACTGTCTCAACCATAGGCCCGGTGAAATTGCATTACGAGTAAAGATGCTCGTTTCGCGCAGCAGGACGGAAAGACCCCGGGACCTTTACTATAGCTTGATATTGGTGTTCGGTTCGGCTTGTGTAGGATAGGTGGGAGACTGTGAAGCCCGTACGCCAGTATGGGTGGAGTCGTTGTTGAAATACCACTCTGGTCGTGCTGGATGTCTAACCTGGGTCCGTGATCCGGATCAGGGACAGTGTCTGGTGGGTAGTTTAACTGGGGCGGTTGCCTCCTAAAGGGTAACGGAGGCGCCCAAAGGTTCCCTCAGCCTGGTTGGTAATCAGGTGTTGAGTGTAAGTGCACAAGGGAGCTTGACTGTGAGACTGACGGGTCGAGCAGGGACGAAAGTCGGGACTAGTGATCCGGCGGTGGCTTGTGGAAGCGCCGTCGCTCAACGGATAAAAGGTACCCCGGGGATAACAGGCTGATCTTCCCCAAGAGTCCATATCGACGGGATGGTTTGGCACCTCGATGTCGGCTCGTCGCATCCTGGGGCTGGAGTCGGTCCCAAGGGTTGGGCTGTTCGCCCATTAAAGCGGTACGCGAGCTGGGTTTAGAACGTCGTGAGACAGTTCGGTCCCTATCCGCTGTGCGCGTAGGAGTCTTGAGAAGGGCTGTCCCTAGTACGAGAGGACCGGGACGGACGGACCTCTGGTGTGCCAGTTGTTCTGCCAAGGGCATGGCTGGTTGGCTACGTTCGGAAAGGATAACCGCTGAAAGCATCTAAGCGGGAAGCCTGCTTCGAGATGAGGACTCCCTCCCCCATGAGGGGTTAAGGCTCCCAGTAGACGACTGGGTTGATAGGCCAGATATGGAAGACCGGTAACGGTTGGAGTTGACTGGTACTAATAGGCCGAGGGCTTGTCCGCAGTTGCTCGCGTCCACTGTGTAGGTTCTGAGGTAACGACCAGAACCGGTAACCATTCTTTTTGGTTGTGAACTTTATAGTGTTTCGGTGGTCTTGGCGAAGGGGAAACGCCCGGTTACATTTCGAACCCGGAAGCTAAGCCTTTCAGCGCCGATGGTACTGCATGGGGGACCGTGTGGGAGAGTAGGACGCCGCCGAACAATTGTTGATGAGAAGCCCCGTTGGGAAACCAACGGGGCTTCTCTGCGTTTACCCTCCGATCGGCCCGTTAGGCCGCGCAGGACCTGGCAACCCGGGAGTGGTGCAGCGGATCGCACGAGGCCGTGGCCTGCACCCTGCAGCCAGCAGCCAGCAGCGAGAAGGAGGCGCGTCATGCAGCACGACATCTTCATTGGCCAGGTCCAGGCCCGCGCGCGGCTCGACAGCCGTGGTTCGGCCGAGACTGCCACCCGGGCCAGCCTGGAGACGCTCGCCGAACGGATCCCGGCGTCGGTGTCCGAAAACGTGGCGGCCCAGCTGCCACACGAGATCGGTGAACACCTGAAGCGAGTGGCGAGCGCGCTCGACCAGCCGGAGACCGGCATCCGACTGAGCCGCCAGGAGTTCTTCGACCGCGTCGCCAGGCGTGCCAGTGCCGACCTGCCCAAGGCGGTGCACGAGGCCCGCTGTGTGGTCGAGGTCGCCGACGAGGCCACCAACGGCTTGCTGGCCACGAAGATCCGCCCGCTCCTCGACGACGAGCTGGCCGAAGTCCTCTTCGCGGGCAGCACGGGCTCGGCGTAGCCCGGAGTAGCGCGGCTAGCGCAGGGAGAGGGGTCATCATGGCTGATACGAGCACCCAGGAAGTCCTGGCAGCGGTACGAGACGCCAAGTTCCCCGCGAGCAAGGAGGAACTGCTCCGCGCCGCGCGGGCCTCAGGCGCCTCGCAGGAAGTACTGAAGGCCCTGCGGGGCATCCCGGCTGAGGAGTACGCGAACAGGGAGGATGTCGCCCACTCGGTACGGGTCGATCCGGCCTCTGACCTGGGCCTCAGCCCCGCGCAGCGCGCCGAGCAGGCCCGTAAGGGCGGCGCTCCCGGTCAGTCGCAGCACCTGCGGGATGTGCCCAAGCCGCCGGTGGAGGAGGAACTGGACCAGTGAGGGGACGCTGCTGCACGACCTGGTCGCCGTCCACCGGCTTGTCACCGAGCTACGGGGTACCGACACCCCCGACACGGGGCCCCGCTTTGAAACCAAACGCCGGTTGTGAGCCGCGCTCCGCGTGCGTCCTGGCCAGCTCCGGCCACCAGGCATGAGCCTGGTCCTTGGACCGGAGGTAGGCGTGGGTGTGGATACCGGTCTCCTCCCCGGAGGTGAGGAGACCGGGAAGATCGGCGAGGGGCGCTACGGTCGCGGGGCCGTCGAGGATGACGGTGAGTGGTGGGTCGAGCCGACCGGAGGATGACCGTGCGGCCATGCGCCGGCCGTGCTCGACCACGCTTGTGGTGAGGGCGGTGAGGAGCGGCATCGCGCCGGGGTCGCGCCGCGGGTCCTCGATGGAGTCGCCCACGATGTAGAGCGTGCCCGCTTCGGTGATGAACGATTCCAGCGCGATGGTGTCGGCCCGGCTGGCTGTGCAGACGGTGCGGATATGGAGTTGGGAGAGGGCGGTCAGGGCGTGGCGGATCAGGTCCGTTGCCTCGTCGCGGCGCTCGGGGTGGGCGATGAGGGTGGCTTCCAGCTCTCCCGCCGCGCCGGGGGCGGCTGCCTTGTCCTTACGGAGGATCCGTACTGCCTCCGTTGGTGAGCCGCTGGTGGCCCAGCGGTGGACTTGGCGGAAGGGCTGGCCGGTGATCGCCGCCGCGTGCAGGCAGCACCGCAGCAGCGTTTCGGCGGCGTCGTGGACCGCCGCGTCGGCCGTCGCGGGGCTGCGGACGGGGGCGAGCAGGGCGGCGGCGCGGGTGCGGGCGGTTTCCGGGTCCGTACAGCCGTGCTCTGGTGCCCAGCTGATGCGAGCCGGGGCGTCGGTGGCGTGAGTGGGGTCGTAGAGGTGTGTGGGGCCCAGCTTGCTGCGGGCGCCGACGGTGTCCGCCCATAGGGCTGCGTTCGCGGTGACGACCACCGCGGCGCCTTCGGCCGCTTGGAGCGCCTCGGCGGGGTCCGCCGCGCCCTGCAGGTGCAGCCTTGTGGTGGCCCCCGGCGCGGTGGCGGGGGTCGGGGTGATCCGCTCGGGGGACCGCTCCTGCTGCGCCGGGAGGTCGGGCTCTGGCGACGGATTCGGCGACGGCGACGACTCCGGGGCTGGTACTGGTGCTGGGATCGGGATATCCGGCGCTGCCGCCGCCTTCGCGCGCTGCGCCTCGCGATAGGCGCGGCGGCGGGTTACGGAGGTCAGGACCACGAACGCCAGCGTGAAGAGGATCAGGAGCTGGCCGATGAAGACGCCCCAGAAGAGCCCCGGCCCGGACAGCGTCGCGGGGTCGGCGTCGGGCCAGGCGGCGGCCAGGTCGGCCGGGTCCGAGGCAAGCCCGCGGAAGGCCAGCGGAGTCCGGGTGAAGACGACGCCCGTGGGCCAGGTGCCGTG
This window harbors:
- a CDS encoding DUF2795 domain-containing protein yields the protein MADTSTQEVLAAVRDAKFPASKEELLRAARASGASQEVLKALRGIPAEEYANREDVAHSVRVDPASDLGLSPAQRAEQARKGGAPGQSQHLRDVPKPPVEEELDQ
- a CDS encoding type IV secretory system conjugative DNA transfer family protein produces the protein MPSYEAEPSRRPGNSVPDSLLIGALGFLLGLTILTWSAAGLSGLLAHGTWPTGVVFTRTPLAFRGLASDPADLAAAWPDADPATLSGPGLFWGVFIGQLLILFTLAFVVLTSVTRRRAYREAQRAKAAAAPDIPIPAPVPAPESSPSPNPSPEPDLPAQQERSPERITPTPATAPGATTRLHLQGAADPAEALQAAEGAAVVVTANAALWADTVGARSKLGPTHLYDPTHATDAPARISWAPEHGCTDPETARTRAAALLAPVRSPATADAAVHDAAETLLRCCLHAAAITGQPFRQVHRWATSGSPTEAVRILRKDKAAAPGAAGELEATLIAHPERRDEATDLIRHALTALSQLHIRTVCTASRADTIALESFITEAGTLYIVGDSIEDPRRDPGAMPLLTALTTSVVEHGRRMAARSSSGRLDPPLTVILDGPATVAPLADLPGLLTSGEETGIHTHAYLRSKDQAHAWWPELARTHAERGSQPAFGFKAGPRVGGVGTP
- a CDS encoding DUF2267 domain-containing protein; its protein translation is MQHDIFIGQVQARARLDSRGSAETATRASLETLAERIPASVSENVAAQLPHEIGEHLKRVASALDQPETGIRLSRQEFFDRVARRASADLPKAVHEARCVVEVADEATNGLLATKIRPLLDDELAEVLFAGSTGSA